In Halobacillus amylolyticus, the following proteins share a genomic window:
- a CDS encoding GNAT family N-acetyltransferase translates to MKEILEAKPEDASEILRIQKKAYRSEAELYNDYDIQPLQQTVSSVEKDFESSFILKYVLDGEIVGSVRASQENGTCHVGKLMVDPAFQGRGIGKELMQEIESRYENVRFELFTGSKSTKNIAFYEKLGYKGYKTKQLPREDTVFLFMEKPASTQSNW, encoded by the coding sequence ATGAAAGAAATTTTAGAGGCTAAACCAGAGGATGCCTCAGAAATCTTACGCATACAAAAGAAGGCCTACAGGAGTGAGGCTGAACTATATAACGATTACGACATCCAGCCATTACAACAAACTGTATCAAGCGTAGAAAAGGATTTTGAGAGCAGCTTTATATTAAAATATGTGCTCGATGGTGAGATTGTCGGTTCAGTGAGGGCATCCCAGGAAAACGGAACCTGTCATGTTGGGAAATTAATGGTTGATCCAGCGTTTCAGGGAAGGGGAATCGGGAAGGAATTAATGCAAGAGATTGAAAGCAGATATGAAAATGTACGTTTCGAATTATTTACGGGAAGCAAGAGCACCAAAAATATCGCTTTCTATGAAAAGCTTGGATATAAGGGGTACAAAACCAAACAACTGCCACGGGAAGATACTGTCTTTTTGTTCATGGAAAAACCCGCTTCAACGCAAAGTAACTGGTAA